From the genome of Solanum stenotomum isolate F172 chromosome 5, ASM1918654v1, whole genome shotgun sequence:
GCGGAACTGAGGCAGAGAGCGGCGGTGGAGATGGAGGCAACGATTGATTCAATCGGTGACGACCTTCTCCATAACGTCCTCTCTCGTCTTCCAGCCTTAGCCTGTGCAAACGCCGCTTGTGTTAACCGCTCATGGAACCTCATTATCACTAGCCTCCTCTCTCTCCCTAACCTCTCGTCTGCTCTATCTATCAATCCTTCTCTCCAGGTTCTCGTCTGAACTTATAATCGAGTTCATCTAAATTCAGTACTTTCAACGCCTAATATAAATTCATGTATAAAAATTCAGTAAATTTGCAACAATTAGGTCTAAATTCGTAACTTTCAAAATGTAATAAGTTGAAACTGTTTAGTTTAAATCCTGAATCCGTCAATGCTTACGAAGAATTGTTCTTTTTGCTTGAATTTCTCTAGAATGAGTGACTTATAAATTCAATTCTGATGTAGGATGCTGTGCATGAGGCTGTTGACAAGGTTTTGTCGAAACCTGTTCGACCTCAGTTTGCCATTGCTTCCATTGGTCCTACTTTTAGCTTGCAACAAGCTCACCAGCTCGTATGTGCTCTTCTAtctttttaattgattaaaGATCATATATATAGTTTCTTTTAAATCTATTTACATTTTCAAATGTTGTATGTTGCTGTCTTTTGCAAAAGTTTTGTTCTTGATTACATTAGAAATAAGCTCTATATGCAGTTGTATGATTGATGGATGTTATTATTTTGCAGATAACTGGAAAATTAGGGTCCAGAATTCCAATTATTACTCTGATATCTCAAGGAATTTTCGGTTGCAATGCTGTTAATGATGAATTTGAAGAGGTCAGTTAAGAGGCCaagactaaaaataattttttgggtcaaatttaTATGCTTTTGTTATGAGAATTGAAGAAGATATTTCTCCAGGTTCAATGGCAATTTATTGAGAATGACGAGGCTCATCCTGATCATGGGAATGAGAACCATGGAGTTTTACTTACAGTTGGTTTCTTTCCAGGATTGAAAGTCAGTTTGATCCCATTGTTATCGAAAACTcaggtaacattttactttaaATACTACCCTaacatattttagaaataaatctGTGATATTGAGAGGATGCTGAACTTTTACTATGGGAGTTGATTTCAAATTATGGAATTCAGTTTTATGATGAACTTTCTATCTAGTTTCGATCTAAATGGAAATTGTGCTAACTTAATTTGTAATGGGTTAAATTAATTCGGTGAGCACAAATGTCAGGGAACTCAAGCACTCATGATTGATGAACTTGTGCGAAATATCAGGGAATGCTCGTCCTCTGTTTCTGGTTCCGCATCACCGGTGGCTATTCTGTTATTTTCTGTAAGTCGGTTGTctcattatctttattttttttctttctatctaAAAGAAAGAAGCTTTGATCTTTACACGTCAAATCAATGACACATTGTGGATATAGCGATAAATGTAGCCTAATGCCGATGGAATCAGGACATGTACAACACGCACGCTAATCAGTTCACATTGGATTGCGTTAAAAGTTGGAAACACTTTTTGGAATACGCTGCTTTCTGCTCTCTATTTGTAATTTAGCTGTTCTTTTGGGTTCATTTTAAATCTCATAAAAGTCATTTACATGTTGGTGGTAGGATCATGAAACTGACATGAAACCGGTTCTTCAAAAGTTGGGTGAGCTTTTACTTTCTAATCAACAAGCTTTCTTGCTTTCCTTTCATGAtaaactttattttcttaaatttactGTTACCATAAATCACCAATGTTTTATGACAAAAAGGAGGCAGTGTTGTCTACTCGATTCTGTGATAAACATTACGAAAACTCAAGTTATATTTCCGTGCATTCTTTACTTTTTGTAGATTATGCCTTTTGCCCAGAGACTGTAATTGTGGGTGAAGGAGGTTCACAGTTCTTATACCAAGGGGAAGCCGCAGGAAACCATTCTAATGACGCAGAATACAGTTCCGCTGCTGTTGCTCTTTCCTTTCTCAGGGATACTGGCAATCCTCCTGGTATGCATTGCTTCTCAGCTGAAACTTCGCAATTGAGCTTTAAATTATGAACTGCTTTTGTTTCCAAAGAGATTAGTTTctttaattaatgaatttataattttaccttaacaataaaagaattaaagaagaTAATAGTTTATTGAAGTGATGAGAAAACCTGTGTACACTGTATAAGGTGTATACAAAAGTAAACAATACTACAAAAAGACATGAGTAGGCTTCAAGTGGAAAAGAATTGACTTATGATGTTGTGGTCTGTTGAGTTGTGATGCAGGCAAAGGCGAACCTAAAATTTGAAGACTGCGAGAGCATCAATATTATCTTAAT
Proteins encoded in this window:
- the LOC125865922 gene encoding F-box/LRR-repeat protein At5g63520-like isoform X2 → MAELRQRAAVEMEATIDSIGDDLLHNVLSRLPALACANAACVNRSWNLIITSLLSLPNLSSALSINPSLQDAVHEAVDKVLSKPVRPQFAIASIGPTFSLQQAHQLITGKLGSRIPIITLISQGIFGCNAVNDEFEEVQWQFIENDEAHPDHGNENHGVLLTVGFFPGLKVSLIPLLSKTQGTQALMIDELVRNIRECSSSVSGSASPVAILLFSDHETDMKPVLQKLDYAFCPETVIVGEGGSQFLYQGEAAGNHSNDAEYSSAAVALSFLRDTGNPPGVGETQFHVVLAPGIAQIGPTYKSVAVKERPRDFSTWLTAKREAQVESLDGLTMLDQIYDEFGGDLYCSALYIGVSKRRKCSIGKERASWIYLQEFHEVLRGDEEYLYVNGVGIRSGDSFQFYLANANATRDSCNNASNNLTCLKRDLDHQNAGRSTSNNVNSKKKSVFGCIMFSCCGRGEFFLQPILDCSPFMENFPEITFSGTFSAAEIARGDLSPYGPVSEEHSSLRCCLHVYSTVYLIMSYTPASPST
- the LOC125865922 gene encoding F-box/LRR-repeat protein At5g63520-like isoform X1; translation: MAELRQRAAVEMEATIDSIGDDLLHNVLSRLPALACANAACVNRSWNLIITSLLSLPNLSSALSINPSLQDAVHEAVDKVLSKPVRPQFAIASIGPTFSLQQAHQLITGKLGSRIPIITLISQGIFGCNAVNDEFEEVQWQFIENDEAHPDHGNENHGVLLTVGFFPGLKVSLIPLLSKTQGTQALMIDELVRNIRECSSSVSGSASPVAILLFSDHETDMKPVLQKLDYAFCPETVIVGEGGSQFLYQGEAAGNHSNDAEYSSAAVALSFLRDTGNPPAGVGETQFHVVLAPGIAQIGPTYKSVAVKERPRDFSTWLTAKREAQVESLDGLTMLDQIYDEFGGDLYCSALYIGVSKRRKCSIGKERASWIYLQEFHEVLRGDEEYLYVNGVGIRSGDSFQFYLANANATRDSCNNASNNLTCLKRDLDHQNAGRSTSNNVNSKKKSVFGCIMFSCCGRGEFFLQPILDCSPFMENFPEITFSGTFSAAEIARGDLSPYGPVSEEHSSLRCCLHVYSTVYLIMSYTPASPST